From the genome of Candidatus Zixiibacteriota bacterium, one region includes:
- a CDS encoding 4Fe-4S dicluster domain-containing protein: MGIDRRKFMKVSGLTALALAGGRQMSVLGQDDSTKVEPPRTGSFDTPLTAKRWAMVCDLSKCRRKEGCDACIKACHLAHNVPDFGNPKDEVKWIWKERFEHAFHGQEHEYITEEIRHSNVPLLCNHCDNPPCTRVCPTGATWKRESDGIVMMDWHRCIGCRYCVVACPYGSRSFNWREPRPHIETIDENFPTRTRGVVEKCTFCEERLVRGLLPVCVEVCPEKALAFGDLEDPESDIRALLREHFTIRRRPELGTSPEVFYIV; the protein is encoded by the coding sequence ATGGGAATTGACCGACGCAAATTCATGAAGGTGTCCGGCCTTACGGCACTGGCCCTCGCCGGAGGCCGTCAGATGAGCGTTCTCGGCCAGGATGATTCGACAAAGGTCGAACCGCCGCGCACGGGATCCTTCGACACCCCACTGACCGCAAAGCGCTGGGCAATGGTGTGCGATCTCAGCAAATGTCGCCGAAAGGAAGGCTGCGACGCGTGTATCAAGGCGTGTCATCTCGCCCACAATGTCCCCGACTTCGGCAACCCCAAAGACGAGGTCAAGTGGATATGGAAGGAGCGCTTCGAGCACGCCTTCCACGGGCAGGAGCATGAGTATATCACCGAAGAGATACGTCACAGCAACGTTCCGCTTCTGTGCAATCACTGCGACAACCCGCCGTGTACGCGGGTCTGTCCGACCGGTGCGACGTGGAAACGGGAATCGGACGGTATCGTCATGATGGACTGGCACCGCTGTATCGGATGTCGCTACTGCGTGGTGGCCTGTCCGTACGGCTCGCGGTCGTTCAACTGGCGGGAACCCCGCCCTCATATCGAAACGATCGACGAGAACTTCCCGACTCGCACCCGCGGTGTGGTGGAGAAGTGTACGTTTTGCGAAGAACGGCTGGTCCGTGGCCTGCTCCCGGTGTGTGTGGAGGTTTGTCCGGAAAAAGCGCTCGCCTTCGGCGATCTCGAGGACCCGGAGTCGGATATACGCGCGCTTCTTCGAGAGCATTTTACGATCCGGCGCCGACCGGAACTGGGAACGTCACCCGAGGTCTTCTACATAGTGTGA
- the cobA gene encoding uroporphyrinogen-III C-methyltransferase, with protein MNGIVYLIGAGPGNPDLITVRGRRLLEQCDVVVYDNLIPDELIVTLPERVERRYVGKLSSVHTLPQEEINELLVTLAQQGKRVARLKGGDPFTFGRGAEEASLLRRHGIPYEVVPGVTSASAALAYAGIPPTDRRKASLVMYVTGHKGTKCESMVQWDWVARARFSTIVIYMGVSELERLADELIAHGMAADTPAAVIERGTFSTQRVYTSPLRGLAHLAREKDVRPPALIVIGDVVDLKEEIEWFSGRPLFGHRVMVTRPADQARDVYHELRDLGAEVLSYPTIATRAYVDEQGWAQFDRLHGGDQWLILTSENAVRYFIGGFVTRYGDVRKLSKFRIAAIGYGTAKAMQHYHLAPDFVPSRATVDVLAEEMTTKLSLTGAAVVRVRGNLADSTAEQALESAGASVTQLTVYETYIPTWPENLKEKLFRYPPDFIVFTSGSSVDGFATNLTPDERARLSEAKVVSIGPSTTRVIERLGMRVTIEATHHSLPGVIEKMIQFLKAQR; from the coding sequence ATGAATGGCATCGTCTATCTCATTGGCGCCGGTCCGGGCAACCCGGACCTGATAACCGTCCGGGGACGCCGGCTGCTTGAACAGTGTGACGTCGTCGTCTACGACAACCTCATCCCCGACGAATTGATTGTCACACTGCCGGAACGCGTGGAGCGTCGATATGTCGGAAAACTGTCCTCAGTACATACACTGCCCCAGGAAGAGATCAACGAACTGCTGGTGACACTCGCCCAACAGGGCAAGCGCGTCGCCCGCCTCAAAGGAGGGGACCCGTTTACATTCGGTCGCGGCGCCGAAGAAGCGTCGCTGTTACGGCGGCATGGCATTCCCTACGAGGTTGTCCCGGGCGTCACGTCGGCGTCGGCCGCGCTGGCATATGCCGGCATTCCCCCGACCGACCGCCGCAAGGCGTCGCTTGTCATGTACGTGACCGGCCACAAGGGAACGAAGTGTGAGTCGATGGTGCAGTGGGACTGGGTGGCCAGGGCCAGGTTTTCGACCATCGTCATTTACATGGGCGTCAGCGAATTGGAGCGACTGGCCGATGAATTGATTGCGCACGGCATGGCGGCCGACACTCCGGCAGCCGTGATCGAACGCGGCACCTTCAGCACCCAGCGGGTCTATACATCACCGTTGCGAGGGCTTGCTCATCTCGCGCGAGAAAAGGACGTCCGTCCGCCTGCCCTTATCGTCATCGGCGACGTTGTCGACCTGAAAGAGGAGATAGAATGGTTCTCAGGCCGGCCGCTGTTCGGTCACCGCGTGATGGTCACTCGCCCGGCTGACCAGGCCCGCGACGTATACCACGAGCTTCGCGATCTCGGAGCGGAAGTGCTCAGTTACCCGACGATTGCGACACGCGCGTACGTCGACGAGCAGGGATGGGCACAGTTTGACCGACTCCACGGCGGCGATCAGTGGCTGATCCTTACCAGTGAAAACGCGGTCAGGTATTTCATCGGCGGGTTCGTGACGCGGTACGGTGACGTCCGAAAGCTCTCGAAATTCCGGATCGCCGCTATCGGCTACGGCACCGCAAAAGCCATGCAGCACTATCATCTCGCTCCGGATTTCGTGCCCTCCAGAGCAACCGTCGACGTGCTCGCGGAGGAGATGACCACGAAGCTGTCGTTGACAGGAGCCGCCGTTGTGCGCGTCCGAGGCAATCTTGCGGATTCGACCGCGGAACAAGCACTGGAATCGGCTGGCGCTTCGGTGACTCAGCTCACCGTGTACGAAACATACATCCCGACCTGGCCGGAAAATCTGAAAGAAAAGTTGTTTCGGTATCCGCCGGACTTTATCGTATTCACCTCGGGTTCGTCCGTCGACGGCTTCGCGACTAATCTGACGCCCGACGAACGCGCCCGATTGTCCGAGGCAAAAGTGGTGTCTATCGGCCCTTCGACTACGCGAGTAATCGAACGGCTGGGAATGAGGGTCACGATAGAGGCAACGCACCATTCGCTGCCGGGCGTGATTGAGAAGATGATTCAATTCCTGAAAGCGCAGAGGTAA
- the dsrJ gene encoding sulfate reduction electron transfer complex DsrMKJOP subunit DsrJ, with protein sequence MYNSGTVIIGVLAFLVLLLFPVWYNLASGQIDHEPDLAKPIRGEACVTETAYMRANHMNLLNDWRDRVVREGERVYVAADGQRYEMSLTNTCLDCHADKVKFCDECHTYMAVDPYCWDCHIVPETPLSQEVAYGN encoded by the coding sequence ATGTATAACTCCGGTACCGTAATAATCGGTGTGTTGGCGTTCCTCGTGTTGCTGCTGTTTCCGGTGTGGTACAACCTTGCCAGCGGCCAGATCGACCATGAGCCGGATCTCGCCAAACCCATTCGCGGCGAAGCCTGCGTGACCGAAACCGCGTACATGCGCGCAAACCACATGAATCTGCTCAATGATTGGCGCGACCGGGTCGTCCGCGAAGGAGAACGGGTGTACGTGGCTGCCGACGGCCAGCGCTATGAAATGAGTCTCACCAACACGTGTCTGGATTGTCATGCCGATAAGGTGAAATTCTGCGATGAATGTCACACGTATATGGCGGTCGATCCCTACTGCTGGGACTGTCATATCGTCCCGGAGACGCCGCTGAGTCAGGAGGTGGCTTATGGGAATTGA
- a CDS encoding bifunctional precorrin-2 dehydrogenase/sirohydrochlorin ferrochelatase translates to MPNRYIPISLTARDRTCLVVGGGTVALRKIDTLLNYAVAVTVVAPELDPKIEYYGQRDMLSVVKRQYLSPEAARYNIVIAASDNEVVNKQVYDDTRDTPSICNVVDNPPLCDFIFPAVVRRDTLTLAVSTDGTAPFLAGHLRLILENIFPEHWAKLVGLAGIFRNRVQQKWSSDVEKKNACYERFLEADWKTMLKEKNEAEVESELDRMLTF, encoded by the coding sequence ATGCCCAATCGATACATACCGATCAGCCTCACTGCCCGGGATCGCACCTGTCTCGTGGTGGGGGGAGGCACCGTGGCTTTGCGCAAGATCGATACGCTGTTGAATTACGCGGTCGCGGTGACGGTGGTCGCACCGGAACTCGATCCCAAGATCGAGTACTACGGGCAGCGCGACATGCTATCGGTCGTCAAACGACAGTATCTTTCCCCCGAGGCGGCTCGCTACAATATCGTGATCGCCGCGAGCGACAATGAAGTGGTCAACAAGCAGGTGTACGACGACACGCGCGATACGCCCTCCATCTGCAATGTCGTCGACAACCCGCCGCTGTGCGACTTCATCTTCCCGGCCGTGGTGCGGCGCGATACCCTTACGCTGGCTGTATCCACCGACGGCACTGCGCCGTTTCTGGCGGGACACCTCCGGCTGATCCTCGAGAACATCTTTCCGGAACACTGGGCAAAGCTCGTGGGTCTGGCCGGCATTTTCCGCAACCGGGTACAGCAGAAGTGGTCGTCGGATGTCGAAAAGAAGAACGCATGCTACGAACGGTTTCTCGAAGCGGACTGGAAGACGATGCTGAAGGAAAAGAACGAAGCTGAGGTCGAGTCGGAACTTGATCGGATGCTGACTTTTTGA
- the hemA gene encoding glutamyl-tRNA reductase, which translates to MAVAPWYLYVCGVNHKTASQDERQSLQIGREELADCQVAFSEIPGVIESTIVSTCNRVEFYFVADRVSEPLEVIGAFYRRIGRPDPPTPPGRFYCMRDRMAARHLFDVAAAIDSMVVGESQILGQLKDAYSSACTVKTAGRILHRLFHQAFRVGKQVRTDTEMGKGACSIASAAAEYIARHLDSLAGRNVLYIGASPMVALAASSLSRLDVGEFMFANRTVEKADGLAARFGLRGHSLAELPSLLERADVIVSCTGSPDAVVSRSLLDEALRRRNGRPLLVVDMAVPRDIDYDPGLERPGLNILDLDRLKVFVENNRQHREDAVPQAEQIIEQRLSEFMYWYSHAHQELANGMLDRSFEHIRRLELARLMMKLPIELRDELDHASRHLVQKLLHVHNRVNETPEG; encoded by the coding sequence ATGGCAGTGGCACCGTGGTATTTATACGTCTGTGGTGTCAATCACAAAACCGCCTCGCAGGACGAGCGACAGTCCCTGCAGATCGGACGGGAAGAACTGGCGGACTGCCAGGTCGCCTTCTCTGAAATTCCCGGGGTGATCGAATCCACCATCGTTTCCACCTGCAACCGCGTAGAATTCTACTTTGTCGCCGACCGGGTCAGCGAACCGCTTGAGGTCATTGGCGCGTTTTACCGCCGCATCGGGCGGCCTGATCCGCCGACCCCTCCGGGCCGGTTTTATTGCATGCGTGACCGGATGGCCGCCCGACACCTGTTTGATGTCGCGGCCGCGATCGACTCCATGGTCGTCGGCGAGTCCCAGATTCTCGGCCAATTGAAAGACGCATACAGCAGCGCCTGTACCGTCAAGACAGCCGGCAGAATCCTCCATCGACTCTTCCATCAGGCGTTCCGTGTCGGCAAGCAGGTGCGCACCGATACGGAAATGGGCAAGGGTGCCTGCAGCATTGCGTCCGCTGCCGCCGAGTACATCGCACGTCACTTAGATTCGCTCGCCGGTCGAAACGTGCTTTATATAGGAGCGAGCCCGATGGTTGCCCTGGCAGCCTCGAGCCTCTCACGGCTGGATGTTGGTGAGTTCATGTTTGCCAACCGGACGGTCGAGAAAGCCGACGGATTGGCCGCCCGGTTCGGTTTGCGCGGACATTCCCTGGCCGAGCTTCCGTCGCTGCTTGAGAGAGCCGATGTGATCGTCAGTTGTACGGGATCGCCGGATGCAGTCGTATCCCGTTCCCTGCTGGATGAGGCGCTTCGCCGACGAAACGGACGGCCACTGCTGGTGGTCGACATGGCTGTGCCACGCGATATCGACTACGACCCCGGGCTCGAACGGCCGGGACTCAATATCCTTGATCTTGATCGCTTGAAAGTATTTGTTGAGAACAACCGGCAGCACCGCGAAGACGCCGTGCCGCAGGCCGAGCAGATCATCGAGCAGCGGCTGTCGGAATTCATGTACTGGTACTCGCACGCGCACCAGGAACTTGCCAACGGCATGCTGGACCGGTCGTTTGAGCATATTCGCCGGCTCGAGTTGGCGCGGCTGATGATGAAGCTGCCCATTGAGTTGCGCGATGAACTGGATCATGCCAGCCGACATCTCGTCCAGAAGCTGCTGCACGTTCACAACCGCGTGAATGAAACGCCTGAAGGATAG
- a CDS encoding FAD-dependent oxidoreductase gives MESSDVVIVGGIACGPKAAAVLARRMPDARITLFQKEPYLSYASCGMPWLASGDLEGPDVLCATQYGVKRDASFFRDTKGVFALPESEVLSINRSAKTVTVRLANGEMIEHQYGKLVLATGALPASPPFPVPQDCPYVTSFHSLAEATQFRRHAEQGKAGRAVVIGAGFIGVELLGALGDLWGIDTTLVEAENRILPYALDPDMSAMVYRHVRAQGVTVHLGTRVDCVKTNATGSPVVSFGNNEIETDHVFLCLGVRPNTALAQACGLELGGSGGLVVNQHMQTSDPDIYAGGDCVESHNRITGHKFYLPMGSLANRHGRVIAEHIAGGSAVFNGAVGAFVVRVGELNVSAVGLTQDQAKKAGLASEAVWGTYTDRPVYFMEHADITCKMVYSPDNLRLLGLQAVGRGDVCRRTDVFSAFLYHSGTIRDLLDHEHAYAPPFSEALDPLFHLACQATAQVRGTVFLPPDLGSDSNPVVQWLDVREADEAAAETIPDGPDAETRPWILIPMGELRHRLAELDPARPVRILCARGPRSYQAAVILRHAGFTDVAIIGGGLHALKD, from the coding sequence GTGGAAAGTTCCGATGTCGTGATTGTCGGAGGAATCGCGTGTGGTCCCAAAGCCGCGGCCGTGCTGGCGCGTCGCATGCCGGATGCGCGCATCACGCTCTTTCAAAAAGAGCCGTATCTGTCTTACGCCTCGTGCGGCATGCCGTGGCTGGCGTCGGGCGACCTTGAAGGACCCGACGTGCTGTGCGCGACCCAATATGGGGTCAAGCGGGATGCCTCGTTTTTCCGGGACACTAAAGGGGTCTTCGCCCTTCCGGAATCGGAAGTCCTGTCGATAAATCGTTCGGCGAAGACCGTGACAGTGCGGCTTGCCAATGGAGAGATGATCGAACATCAATACGGTAAACTGGTACTCGCAACGGGTGCGCTGCCTGCGTCTCCGCCGTTTCCCGTCCCGCAAGACTGCCCGTATGTCACGTCATTTCATTCGCTGGCCGAGGCGACGCAATTCCGCCGCCACGCGGAGCAGGGCAAGGCAGGGCGTGCCGTTGTCATCGGCGCCGGGTTCATCGGGGTCGAACTGCTCGGCGCCCTTGGTGATCTGTGGGGAATCGACACAACACTCGTTGAAGCCGAGAACCGCATTCTGCCGTACGCGTTGGACCCGGACATGTCGGCTATGGTGTACCGACACGTCCGTGCGCAGGGGGTTACAGTCCATTTGGGTACCCGGGTCGATTGCGTGAAAACGAATGCGACCGGTAGTCCAGTTGTGTCATTCGGAAACAATGAGATCGAGACCGACCATGTGTTTCTCTGCCTCGGTGTGCGTCCCAATACGGCTTTGGCTCAGGCATGCGGCCTCGAGCTGGGCGGCTCGGGTGGTCTCGTTGTCAATCAGCACATGCAGACGTCTGATCCCGACATCTACGCGGGCGGCGACTGCGTCGAATCGCACAACCGGATCACCGGCCACAAGTTCTATCTTCCCATGGGTTCACTGGCTAACCGTCATGGAAGAGTGATCGCCGAACATATCGCCGGAGGCTCGGCGGTCTTCAACGGCGCCGTGGGCGCCTTTGTCGTCAGAGTCGGCGAGTTGAACGTCTCGGCCGTCGGGCTGACTCAGGATCAGGCGAAGAAAGCCGGACTTGCTTCCGAGGCAGTATGGGGAACCTACACCGACCGCCCCGTCTATTTCATGGAGCACGCCGATATCACGTGCAAAATGGTGTATAGCCCGGATAATCTTCGCTTGCTGGGACTGCAGGCCGTCGGGCGCGGCGACGTCTGTCGTCGGACGGACGTCTTTTCCGCGTTTTTGTACCACTCCGGCACGATTCGCGACCTGCTCGATCATGAGCACGCTTATGCACCCCCATTCAGCGAAGCACTGGATCCGCTGTTCCATCTGGCCTGCCAGGCAACGGCCCAGGTTCGCGGCACGGTGTTTCTCCCGCCCGACCTCGGTTCAGACAGCAACCCGGTAGTGCAGTGGTTGGACGTTCGTGAAGCCGATGAGGCCGCTGCGGAGACGATCCCCGATGGTCCGGATGCGGAAACCCGGCCATGGATACTGATTCCAATGGGCGAACTAAGACATCGTCTCGCAGAACTGGACCCCGCCCGGCCGGTCCGAATATTGTGCGCCCGCGGGCCGCGCTCCTATCAGGCTGCCGTGATTCTCCGACATGCAGGATTTACCGATGTGGCGATCATCGGTGGAGGGTTGCACGCGCTAAAGGATTAG
- the nrfD gene encoding NrfD/PsrC family molybdoenzyme membrane anchor subunit gives MIEKALSGNKQYWAWITFLVATIAVAAYTYIRFQYQIGLGITGLSRDVTWGFYIAQFTFMVGVAASAVMVVLPYYLHDYKEFGKITILGEFIAVASVIMCMTFIFVDMGQPFRIMNVFLHPSPNSLMFWDTVVLSGYLLLNVLISRVTLDAERKGIAPPKWIKPIIILSIPWAFSIHTVTAFLYSGLAARPFWLTAILAPRFLASAFATGPALLILLVLILRKLTKFDAGREPVQKLALITTYAMAVNVFFVLMEVFTAVYSDMPEHTAHFQYLFVGIDGHATYVVWMWISSILALLSLVLLFNPKTRRRESVLVVACIAVVLSLWIDKGLAMVIAGFVPTVLGHVVDYIPTLPELLISLGVYAMGLLLVTVFYKMTLSVRHQLRTEGYK, from the coding sequence ATGATAGAGAAAGCATTATCCGGCAATAAACAATACTGGGCGTGGATCACTTTCCTCGTGGCAACCATAGCGGTGGCGGCGTACACGTATATACGTTTTCAGTACCAGATAGGTCTGGGGATTACGGGCCTCAGCCGCGACGTTACCTGGGGATTCTATATCGCCCAGTTCACGTTTATGGTTGGGGTGGCTGCCTCCGCCGTGATGGTCGTGTTGCCGTACTATCTCCACGACTATAAGGAGTTCGGCAAAATCACGATTCTCGGCGAGTTTATCGCCGTAGCCTCGGTGATCATGTGTATGACCTTCATTTTCGTCGATATGGGTCAGCCCTTCCGTATCATGAACGTATTCCTGCACCCCTCTCCGAATTCGTTGATGTTTTGGGACACGGTCGTGTTGAGCGGGTATCTCCTGTTGAACGTGCTCATTTCGCGGGTGACGCTCGATGCGGAGCGCAAGGGCATTGCACCGCCGAAATGGATCAAGCCGATCATTATCCTGTCGATTCCATGGGCGTTTTCGATTCATACGGTCACGGCCTTTCTCTATTCGGGCCTCGCCGCACGGCCATTCTGGCTCACTGCAATCCTCGCACCCCGGTTTCTCGCATCGGCGTTCGCCACCGGCCCGGCCCTGCTGATCCTTCTGGTACTGATTCTGAGAAAGCTGACGAAATTCGACGCCGGGCGCGAACCTGTCCAGAAGTTGGCGCTTATCACGACCTACGCGATGGCCGTCAACGTGTTCTTTGTGCTGATGGAGGTGTTCACCGCGGTGTACTCCGACATGCCGGAACACACGGCTCATTTCCAGTACCTGTTTGTCGGTATCGACGGACACGCGACGTATGTGGTGTGGATGTGGATTTCGTCGATCCTCGCCCTGTTGTCGCTGGTGCTCCTGTTTAATCCGAAGACTCGTCGCAGAGAGTCGGTTCTGGTGGTTGCGTGCATCGCAGTGGTGCTGTCGCTGTGGATCGACAAGGGTCTCGCGATGGTGATCGCCGGGTTCGTGCCGACCGTGCTTGGGCACGTCGTCGACTACATCCCCACCCTTCCTGAGTTGCTGATCTCTCTGGGAGTGTATGCGATGGGTTTGCTGCTTGTGACCGTCTTCTACAAGATGACGTTGTCGGTGCGGCACCAGCTGCGCACGGAAGGCTACAAATAG
- the hemB gene encoding porphobilinogen synthase, protein MAFPESRPRRLRRTRAIRDLVRETKLHPSDFVFPVFVSDLVESPEPIASMPGIANVPITMVAEQAACARRLGLGGIILFGTPKRKDARGSDSVSDDGIIQRAVREIKNKVPDALVITDVCLCEYTDHGHCGIIKNQCVDNDLTIAQLARQALSHAKAGADIVAPSDMMDGRVEAIRSHLDSEGFEQIPIMSYAAKYCSAFYGPFREAVDSAPQFDDRSTYQMDPPNFREAMREIEEDVDEGADIVMVKPALAYLDIIREARTRFDRPLAAYNVSGEYAMVKQMAAAGLAEERRLALEILTSIKRAGADIIITYHACDAARWLTE, encoded by the coding sequence ATGGCTTTTCCAGAATCGCGACCGCGGCGGCTGCGACGAACACGTGCGATACGTGACCTGGTTCGGGAGACGAAGCTTCATCCATCCGACTTCGTATTCCCGGTCTTTGTGAGCGATCTTGTGGAGTCGCCTGAACCGATTGCATCGATGCCCGGAATCGCCAATGTCCCGATAACCATGGTTGCGGAGCAGGCAGCGTGCGCCCGGCGGCTGGGACTCGGCGGGATCATTTTGTTCGGTACCCCGAAGCGAAAGGATGCGAGAGGCTCCGATTCGGTATCGGATGATGGCATCATTCAACGAGCGGTTCGAGAAATCAAGAACAAGGTGCCGGATGCTCTGGTCATCACCGACGTGTGTCTCTGCGAGTATACCGACCACGGCCACTGCGGTATCATCAAGAATCAGTGTGTGGACAACGACCTGACCATCGCCCAGCTCGCCCGGCAGGCGCTCAGCCACGCCAAAGCCGGCGCCGATATCGTCGCGCCGTCGGATATGATGGACGGTCGGGTGGAGGCCATCCGATCGCATCTCGACAGCGAGGGTTTCGAGCAGATCCCGATCATGTCGTATGCTGCCAAGTACTGCTCGGCCTTTTACGGACCGTTCCGCGAAGCGGTCGATTCAGCCCCTCAGTTCGACGATCGGTCAACCTACCAGATGGACCCGCCGAATTTCCGCGAAGCGATGCGCGAGATCGAAGAAGATGTCGATGAGGGCGCCGATATTGTGATGGTCAAGCCGGCTTTGGCCTATCTCGATATTATCCGGGAGGCGCGGACTCGTTTCGATCGGCCGCTGGCGGCTTACAACGTCAGCGGCGAATATGCGATGGTGAAGCAGATGGCGGCTGCGGGATTGGCCGAAGAGCGCCGGTTGGCGCTGGAAATCCTGACTTCTATCAAACGCGCCGGCGCTGACATCATCATTACCTATCACGCATGCGATGCCGCGCGCTGGCTTACCGAGTAG
- the hemC gene encoding hydroxymethylbilane synthase — translation MAVESIRVGTRASRLAVTQALWVTAHLQQMHPAIDFRLIRISTSGDEERLQPLEQMGGIGVFTKRIEQALIDNEIDLAVHSAKDLPSVMTSGLVLAAVPEREERADVWLSRDARRLDDTPHGAVVGTSSPRRRALLLSMRPDLSVRDIRGNVETRLEKLHAGDYDALIMAAAGLSRLDMEQFVTHRLPTDKFVPAGGQGALAVQCRANDHAVIGVARTIDCEADHQCVDAERRLMEKLGAGCSAAVGCTAMVSGSDIRMIAAVLDKRGVNRLQVSQTDTVANRFDLAERLAGELIAQGAKDLLE, via the coding sequence ATGGCTGTAGAATCTATCCGCGTAGGCACGCGCGCCAGCCGGTTGGCGGTGACCCAGGCGTTGTGGGTTACGGCCCACCTCCAGCAGATGCATCCCGCAATCGATTTTCGCCTTATACGGATCAGCACGAGCGGCGACGAGGAACGGCTGCAGCCGTTGGAGCAGATGGGCGGTATTGGAGTATTCACCAAGCGCATTGAGCAAGCCCTGATCGACAACGAAATCGACCTCGCCGTCCACAGCGCCAAGGACCTGCCATCGGTCATGACCAGCGGACTTGTTCTTGCCGCGGTGCCCGAGCGGGAAGAGCGCGCAGATGTCTGGCTCTCCCGTGACGCGCGTCGACTCGACGATACGCCACACGGAGCCGTCGTTGGAACCAGTTCGCCCCGCCGTCGTGCACTGCTGTTGTCAATGCGACCCGATCTGTCCGTGCGGGACATTCGCGGCAATGTCGAAACCCGACTGGAAAAACTGCACGCCGGAGACTACGACGCGCTCATCATGGCGGCGGCCGGGCTGAGCCGTCTCGACATGGAGCAGTTTGTCACGCATCGTCTGCCGACCGACAAGTTCGTGCCCGCCGGCGGCCAGGGAGCCCTTGCGGTACAGTGCCGGGCGAACGATCATGCCGTGATAGGCGTTGCACGCACTATCGACTGCGAGGCTGACCACCAGTGTGTGGATGCCGAGCGACGACTCATGGAGAAACTCGGCGCCGGCTGCAGCGCCGCGGTCGGCTGCACCGCCATGGTGTCGGGATCTGACATCCGAATGATCGCTGCCGTGCTCGACAAACGTGGGGTGAACCGGCTGCAGGTCAGTCAGACCGATACCGTCGCCAACCGGTTTGATCTCGCCGAGCGATTGGCGGGGGAGTTGATTGCACAGGGAGCGAAAGACCTCCTGGAGTGA